The following proteins are encoded in a genomic region of Oncorhynchus masou masou isolate Uvic2021 chromosome 32, UVic_Omas_1.1, whole genome shotgun sequence:
- the LOC135527155 gene encoding uncharacterized protein LOC135527155 → MVNSSTDSSHSITQPPSPPTTSTPTSDMQLPKRLHHPPQPLSINLKPHHPRTPPSSPPLDTTILPNPSPSTSNPITPGHHHPPHPWTPPSSPTPLHQPQTPSPRDTTILPNPLHQPQTPSPLATTIISNPSPSTSNPINPGHHHHLQPLSVNLKPHHPGPPPFSPTPTLSINLKPHHPRTPPSSPTLSINLKPQHPGTPPSSPTPLHQPQTPSPRDTTILPNPLHQPQTPSPLANTIISNPNPLHQPQTPSPRATTILPNPLHQPQTPSPRATTILPNPLHQPETPSPRDTTIIPNPLHVNLKPHHPGPPPSSPTLSINLKPHHPGTPPSSPTLSTSTSIQANSSIIPR, encoded by the coding sequence ATGGTAAACTCAAGCACTGACTCATCACACAGCATCACTCAGCCACCATCACCCCCAaccacctccacccccacctcagATATGCAGCTCCCCAAGCGCCTCCACCATCCTCCCCAACCCCTCTCCATCAACCTCAAACCCCATCACCCCAGGACACCACCATCATCCCCACCCCTGGACACCACCATCCTCCCCAACCCCTCTCCATCAACCTCAAACCCCATCACCCCTGGCCACCACCATCCTCCCCACCCCTGGACACCACCATCCTCCCCAACCCCTCTCCATCAACCTCAAACCCCATCACCCCGGGACACCACCATCCTCCCCAACCCTCTCCATCAACCTCAAACCCCATCACCCCTggccaccaccatcatctccaacccctctccaTCAACCTCAAACCCCATCAACCCTggccaccaccatcatctccaacccctctccgTCAACCTCAAACCCCATCACCCCGGGCCACCACCATtctccccaaccccaaccctctccATCAACCTCAAACCCCATCACCCGAGGACACCACCATCATCCCCAACCCTCTCCATCAACCTCAAACCCCAACACCCCGGGACACCACCATCCTCCCCAACCCCTCTCCATCAACCTCAAACCCCATCACCCCGGGACACCACCATCCTCCCCAACCCTCTCCATCAACCTCAAACCCCATCACCCCTGGCCAACACCATCATCTCCAACCCCAACCCTCTCCATCAACCTCAAACCCCATCACCCCGGGCCACCACCATCCTCCCCAACCCTCTCCATCAACCTCAAACCCCATCACCCCGGGCCACCACCATCCTCCCCAACCCTCTCCATCAACCTGAAACCCCATCACCCCGGGACACCACCATCATCCCCAACCCTCTCCACGTCAACCTCAAACCCCATCACCCCGGGCCACCACCATCCTCCCCAACCCTCTCCATCAACCTGAAACCCCATCACCCCGGGACACCACCATCCTCCCCAACCCTCTCCACGTCAACCTCCATTCAGGCCAATTCGTCCATCATCCCCAGGTAG